ACTCTTTGACCAGGCTCAGGGCCTCGTCGATGGCGTACAGCTTGGTGGTTTCAATCTTGCCCTGGAGGGCCTTTTGCTTTTTGGTCAGCTTGGCCATCTCACACGCCCTCCACGATGATGCCCATCGAACGGGCAGAACCAGCGATCGTGCGCACAGCGGCGTCCAGATCGGCGGCGGTCAGGTCCTTCTGCTTGGTCTTGGCGATTTCTTCCAGCTGGGCGCGGGTCAGCTTGCCGACCTTGTCAGCCTGGGGACGGGCCGAGCCCTTGTCGATCTTGGCAGCCTTCTTCAGCAGCACGGTGGCCGGAGGCGTCTTCAGAACGAAGGTGAAGGACTTGTCTGCGTAGGCGGTGATCACCACGGGCAGAACCAGACCTGGCTCCATCCCTTGAGTCTGGGCGTTGAACGCCTTGCAGAACTCCATGATGTTCAGACCA
The window above is part of the Aquabacterium sp. A3 genome. Proteins encoded here:
- the rplK gene encoding 50S ribosomal protein L11, which gives rise to MAKKIVGFVKLQIPAGKANPSPPVGPALGQRGLNIMEFCKAFNAQTQGMEPGLVLPVVITAYADKSFTFVLKTPPATVLLKKAAKIDKGSARPQADKVGKLTRAQLEEIAKTKQKDLTAADLDAAVRTIAGSARSMGIIVEGV